The proteins below are encoded in one region of Paracoccus methylovorus:
- a CDS encoding ABC transporter ATP-binding protein, which translates to MTSTLTISRLTKRFQNVEALSQVSLELGQGMRVALLGHNGAGKSTMMKIILGLIPFDEGEVRVCDSAPGSAQARTRVAYLPENAAFHPALTGEEQIRYYLSLRGENPRQAMELLERVGLAQAAHRRIGTYSKGMRQRVGLAQTLIGRPRLLVLDEPTSGLDPVSRRDFYALLDGLAAEGAAILLSSHALTEVEARTDRILILSQGRMVAEGTLAELRRRAALPVGLTVTPAAGAVEALVAALPQARRTDDGTLHLACAQDEKLGLLAQISGLGAQVADLDVVPPSLEDIYSHFSRRDGQ; encoded by the coding sequence ATGACATCGACCTTAACGATCTCGCGACTCACTAAGCGTTTCCAAAACGTCGAGGCGCTGTCCCAGGTTTCGCTGGAACTGGGGCAGGGTATGCGTGTCGCGCTTCTGGGCCATAACGGCGCCGGCAAGTCCACAATGATGAAGATCATTCTGGGCCTGATACCCTTTGATGAGGGAGAGGTGCGCGTTTGCGACAGCGCCCCCGGTTCTGCGCAAGCCCGCACGCGCGTGGCCTACCTGCCCGAGAACGCCGCCTTTCATCCGGCGCTGACCGGGGAAGAGCAGATCCGCTATTATTTGTCGCTGCGCGGTGAAAACCCGCGTCAGGCCATGGAGCTTTTGGAGCGTGTGGGCCTTGCCCAAGCCGCGCACCGGCGTATCGGCACCTATTCCAAGGGGATGCGCCAGCGTGTGGGTCTGGCCCAGACCCTGATCGGGCGACCACGGCTTCTGGTGCTGGATGAGCCCACCTCGGGCCTTGATCCGGTGTCGCGGCGCGATTTTTATGCGCTCCTGGACGGGTTGGCGGCAGAGGGGGCGGCGATCCTGCTTTCCTCGCACGCGCTGACCGAGGTCGAGGCCCGCACCGACCGCATCCTGATTTTGTCTCAAGGCCGCATGGTGGCCGAAGGGACGCTTGCCGAGTTGCGCCGCCGCGCCGCCTTGCCGGTCGGATTGACCGTCACACCGGCGGCGGGTGCCGTCGAGGCGCTGGTCGCTGCCTTGCCGCAGGCACGTCGGACGGATGACGGCACGTTGCATCTGGCATGTGCGCAAGATGAAAAACTGGGTCTTTTGGCACAGATTTCCGGGCTGGGGGCACAGGTCGCAGACCTTGATGTGGTCCCTCCAAGCCTTGAGGATATCTATAGCCATTTCAGCCGGAGGGACGGGCAATGA
- a CDS encoding ABC transporter permease, whose translation MIRRILSTAMLEFRIAMRNRWVAIAIGLMVIFALVLAAAGAAPTGDIGADRLSVIVASLTSLAVYLVPLLALLMSFDAIAGEVERGTLPLLLTYPVARSEVLIGKLVAHMAILALAVGAGYGAAALAAIWTDPASLAGVPALWRLMWSSILLGATFLGAGYALSSIARRPSGAAGLAIGLWLGLVVLYDLGLLALIVADGGGSFTTEVLPIALLANPADAFRLFNLSAAEATAAAAGVGGAAATIPLWQSAASILLWPLAALGLAIAAFRKVTP comes from the coding sequence ATGATCCGCCGCATCCTTTCCACCGCGATGCTGGAGTTCCGCATTGCGATGCGGAACCGCTGGGTTGCCATTGCGATCGGCCTGATGGTGATCTTTGCGCTGGTGCTGGCGGCCGCCGGGGCGGCGCCTACCGGGGATATCGGCGCTGATCGGTTGTCGGTCATCGTTGCCTCGCTGACCTCGCTTGCGGTTTATCTCGTCCCGCTTCTGGCGCTGCTGATGAGTTTCGACGCCATTGCAGGCGAGGTCGAGCGTGGCACCCTGCCGCTTTTACTGACCTATCCGGTTGCCCGGTCGGAGGTGCTGATCGGCAAGCTGGTGGCGCATATGGCGATTCTGGCGCTGGCGGTGGGGGCGGGCTATGGCGCCGCCGCGCTGGCCGCGATCTGGACCGATCCGGCTTCGCTTGCCGGAGTGCCCGCGCTTTGGCGTCTGATGTGGAGCTCGATACTGCTGGGGGCCACCTTCCTTGGTGCGGGCTATGCGCTTTCCAGCATCGCGCGCCGTCCCTCGGGCGCGGCGGGGCTGGCAATCGGCCTGTGGCTGGGGCTGGTCGTGCTTTACGATCTGGGTCTTCTGGCGTTGATCGTTGCCGATGGTGGCGGCAGTTTCACCACTGAAGTGCTGCCCATCGCGCTTTTGGCCAACCCTGCCGACGCATTCCGCCTGTTCAACCTGTCTGCGGCCGAGGCGACTGCCGCCGCCGCCGGCGTCGGGGGGGCCGCTGCAACGATACCGCTCTGGCAATCGGCGGCCTCTATCCTTCTTTGGCCGCTGGCCGCGCTGGGTCTGGCCATTGCCGCATTCCGAAAGGTTACGCCATGA
- a CDS encoding nitrous oxide reductase accessory protein NosL codes for MRVALILALVLGLAACRDEVAQDISPVEFTAETAGHFCQMNLLEHPGPKAQVHLEGMPGTPLFFSQVRDAIAYARMPEQSHPILAIYVNDMGKPGATWEEPGQGNWIPAEDAFYVMGSAMKGGMEAPEAVPFSSREAADTFIAAQGGQVLRLDEIPDEMVLTPEEVVPDSGSDDDYLDRLRALSKPKEPAT; via the coding sequence ATGAGAGTTGCGCTGATACTGGCGCTGGTCCTTGGGCTGGCCGCCTGTCGCGACGAGGTCGCGCAGGATATCTCTCCGGTCGAGTTCACTGCCGAGACGGCGGGGCATTTCTGCCAGATGAACTTGCTGGAACACCCCGGCCCCAAGGCGCAGGTGCATCTGGAGGGGATGCCGGGCACGCCGCTGTTTTTCAGCCAGGTGCGCGACGCCATCGCCTATGCCCGGATGCCGGAACAGAGCCACCCGATCCTGGCGATTTATGTGAACGACATGGGTAAGCCCGGCGCGACTTGGGAAGAGCCGGGGCAGGGCAACTGGATCCCCGCCGAGGACGCCTTTTACGTGATGGGCTCTGCCATGAAGGGCGGGATGGAGGCACCCGAGGCGGTGCCCTTCTCAAGCCGCGAAGCTGCCGACACCTTTATCGCCGCCCAAGGTGGACAGGTGCTGCGGCTGGACGAAATCCCCGATGAGATGGTGCTGACCCCTGAAGAAGTCGTGCCCGACAGCGGTTCGGACGACGATTATCTGGACCGTCTGCGCGCACTGAGCAAACCCAAGGAGCCCGCGACATGA
- a CDS encoding FAD:protein FMN transferase, protein MTLSRRRFLSITAAVALLPGGLRAQPGRHWVGQALGARASIRIDHPEAEAITSRCLAEIDRLENILSLYRLDSALVRLNREGAVDAPPFELLDCLSLAGAVHRTSDGLFDPTVQPLWSLWAEAAVAGHRPTPTQRRAALERGGWDRVRLDSGRIALEPGMALTLNGIGQGYVADRVAALLEEEGLSNILIDTGELRAVGSRPDGADWPVRLADGGAVGLNARALATSAALGTSFDEAGRDGHILDPRSGAPARSVWRSVSISAPSAALADALSTAACLTGDRREIQILLDRFAGAKLEAAHPRA, encoded by the coding sequence ATGACCCTTTCTCGCCGTCGCTTTCTGAGCATTACCGCCGCCGTGGCGCTGTTGCCGGGAGGGCTGCGCGCCCAGCCCGGCCGCCATTGGGTCGGACAGGCGCTTGGTGCCCGCGCCTCGATCCGCATCGACCACCCTGAGGCTGAGGCGATCACCTCGCGTTGTCTTGCAGAGATCGACCGGCTGGAAAATATCCTCAGCCTTTATCGCCTGGACAGTGCGCTTGTGCGTCTGAACAGGGAAGGCGCGGTGGATGCGCCACCGTTTGAACTGCTCGATTGCCTGTCATTGGCCGGTGCTGTGCATAGGACCAGCGACGGGTTGTTCGACCCCACGGTGCAACCGCTCTGGTCGCTTTGGGCCGAGGCTGCGGTGGCCGGTCACCGTCCTACGCCAACTCAGCGCCGCGCTGCGCTGGAGCGCGGTGGTTGGGACAGGGTGCGGCTGGATTCCGGCCGCATCGCGTTGGAGCCGGGGATGGCGTTGACGCTGAATGGCATCGGTCAGGGCTATGTCGCCGATCGCGTTGCCGCGCTGCTGGAGGAAGAGGGGCTGAGCAACATCCTGATCGACACCGGCGAGTTGCGGGCCGTCGGGTCCCGGCCGGATGGCGCGGATTGGCCGGTCCGGCTGGCCGATGGCGGCGCGGTAGGTCTTAACGCGCGTGCGCTGGCGACATCCGCCGCTCTGGGCACCAGCTTTGATGAGGCTGGCCGAGATGGCCACATCCTCGATCCGCGTAGCGGTGCGCCTGCGCGTTCCGTCTGGCGATCGGTCAGCATCTCGGCCCCCAGCGCGGCGTTGGCAGATGCGCTGTCCACGGCCGCATGCCTGACCGGAGACCGGCGGGAAATCCAGATATTGCTGGACCGGTTCGCCGGCGCCAAGCTGGAGGCAGCCCACCCGCGGGCATGA
- the acs gene encoding acetate--CoA ligase: MSVENVAKHPVPSGFEDALVKPADYARMYAESISDPEGFWGREGKRLDWIEPYTKVKNTDFTLGQVSIKWFEDGVLNASVNCIDRHLPARANQTAIIFEPDDPNQPARHITYAELSEKVNRFANVLLSQGVMRGDRVVIYLPMIPEAAYAMLACARIGAIHSIVFAGFSPDALANRINDSGAKLVITADTAPRGGRRTALKSNTDAALLHCSDRVRCLVIKHTGDQTTWIDGRDVDVLAMMEQVSPDCPPRPMNAEDPLFVLYTSGSTGKPKGVVHSTGGYLLYAAITHQYVFDYKDGDIFWCTADVGWVTGHSYIVYGPLANGATTLMFEGVPTWPDAGRFWAVCEKHKVNQFYTAPTAIRALMAQGPEWVEKHDLSSLRVLGTVGEPINPEAWIWYDKHVGKGRCPIVDTWWQTETGGHMITSLPGAIEAKPGSATLPFFGVKPLLLDAQTGVSQDGNGVEGVLCISDSWPGQMRTVWGDHQRFMETYFQQYPGYYFTGDGCRRDEDGYYWITGRVDDVINVSGHRMGTAEVESALVAHEKVAEAAVVGYPHPMKGQGIYAYVTLMNGVEPTDDLRADLEKWVRTEIGPIAKPDLIQWAPGLPKTRSGKIMRRILRKIAEDDFGALGDISTLADPGVVDDLIANRMNRD, encoded by the coding sequence GTGTCTGTTGAAAATGTTGCGAAACATCCGGTTCCATCGGGCTTCGAGGATGCTTTGGTCAAGCCGGCTGACTATGCCCGCATGTATGCCGAATCGATCTCGGACCCAGAGGGATTCTGGGGGCGCGAGGGCAAACGTCTCGATTGGATCGAGCCTTATACCAAGGTGAAGAACACTGATTTCACCTTGGGCCAGGTTTCGATCAAATGGTTTGAGGACGGCGTCCTGAACGCCTCGGTCAACTGTATCGACCGCCACCTGCCCGCGCGCGCCAATCAGACCGCAATCATCTTCGAGCCTGATGACCCGAACCAGCCCGCGCGACACATCACCTATGCCGAGCTGTCCGAAAAGGTGAACCGTTTCGCCAACGTGCTGCTGAGTCAGGGTGTGATGCGCGGCGACCGGGTGGTGATCTATCTGCCGATGATCCCCGAGGCCGCCTATGCGATGCTGGCCTGCGCGCGGATCGGGGCCATCCACTCTATCGTGTTCGCCGGCTTCTCGCCCGATGCGCTGGCGAACCGCATCAATGACAGCGGCGCCAAGCTGGTCATCACCGCCGACACCGCGCCCCGCGGCGGCCGTCGCACCGCGCTGAAGTCGAACACCGACGCGGCCTTGCTGCATTGTTCGGACCGGGTGCGCTGCCTCGTCATCAAGCATACCGGCGACCAGACCACCTGGATTGATGGCCGCGATGTCGATGTGCTGGCGATGATGGAGCAGGTGAGCCCGGATTGCCCGCCGCGCCCGATGAATGCCGAAGACCCGCTGTTTGTCCTTTATACCTCGGGTTCCACCGGCAAGCCCAAGGGCGTGGTCCATTCGACCGGCGGCTATCTGCTTTATGCCGCGATCACCCATCAATACGTCTTTGACTATAAGGACGGCGATATTTTCTGGTGCACCGCCGATGTGGGTTGGGTCACCGGCCACAGTTATATCGTCTATGGCCCGCTGGCCAACGGCGCCACGACGCTCATGTTCGAAGGCGTGCCCACCTGGCCCGATGCCGGCCGCTTCTGGGCCGTGTGTGAAAAGCACAAGGTCAACCAGTTCTATACCGCGCCGACCGCCATTCGCGCGCTCATGGCACAGGGACCGGAGTGGGTCGAGAAACACGACCTTTCCAGCCTGCGCGTGCTGGGCACGGTGGGCGAGCCGATCAACCCGGAAGCCTGGATCTGGTACGACAAGCATGTGGGCAAGGGCCGTTGCCCGATCGTGGATACCTGGTGGCAGACCGAGACGGGCGGCCACATGATCACTTCTCTGCCCGGCGCCATTGAGGCCAAGCCGGGCTCGGCCACGCTGCCCTTCTTTGGCGTCAAGCCGCTGTTGTTGGACGCGCAAACCGGCGTGTCGCAAGACGGCAATGGCGTCGAGGGCGTGCTGTGCATCTCGGATAGCTGGCCGGGGCAGATGCGTACCGTCTGGGGCGACCATCAGCGCTTCATGGAGACGTATTTCCAGCAGTATCCGGGCTATTATTTCACTGGCGACGGCTGCCGCCGGGACGAGGATGGCTATTACTGGATCACGGGCCGGGTGGATGACGTCATCAACGTCTCGGGCCATCGCATGGGCACTGCCGAGGTCGAATCCGCCCTCGTGGCGCATGAGAAAGTGGCCGAGGCGGCGGTGGTCGGTTATCCGCACCCGATGAAAGGGCAGGGTATCTATGCCTATGTCACGCTGATGAACGGCGTCGAACCCACCGATGATCTGCGCGCCGATCTGGAAAAATGGGTGCGCACCGAGATCGGGCCCATCGCCAAGCCCGACCTTATCCAATGGGCGCCGGGCCTGCCCAAGACGCGCTCGGGCAAGATCATGCGCCGCATCCTGCGCAAGATCGCCGAGGACGATTTCGGCGCCTTGGGCGATATTTCCACGCTCGCCGATCCCGGCGTTGTGGATGATCTGATCGCGAACCGGATGAACCGCGACTGA
- a CDS encoding DUF485 domain-containing protein, with product MQDNLAERIAADPNYQLLKAKRSRFGWILTIAMLVVYYGYILMIAFDKELLATRIGDGVMTWGIPLGFGVIVFTIIITGIYVRRANGEFDELSEKIRREALK from the coding sequence ATGCAAGACAATCTGGCCGAACGGATCGCCGCAGATCCGAATTATCAACTACTGAAAGCGAAACGATCCCGCTTTGGCTGGATCCTGACCATTGCGATGCTTGTCGTTTATTACGGCTATATCCTGATGATCGCTTTCGACAAGGAACTGCTCGCCACCCGGATCGGTGACGGTGTCATGACCTGGGGCATCCCGCTGGGCTTTGGCGTGATCGTCTTTACCATCATCATCACCGGCATCTATGTGCGCCGCGCGAACGGCGAGTTCGACGAACTCAGCGAGAAAATCCGGCGGGAGGCGCTGAAATGA
- a CDS encoding cation acetate symporter — MPGAAMAADVIQGAEKQPTNWTAIVMFGVFVLGTLYITKWAASKTKSAADFYTAGGGITGFQNGLAIAGDYMSAASFLGISAAVMISGYDGLIYSIGFLVGWPILTFLMAERLRNLGRFTFADVAAFRFAQTPVRIFAASGTLVVVAFYLIAQMVGAGSLIQLLFGLDYWIAVVIVGALMMVYVLFGGMTATTWVQIIKACLLLGGATFMSFMVMWHYGFSPERMFADATRVKAEIATAGGATAEEAAVAGQLIMGPGTFIKDPISAISFGMALMFGTAGLPHILMRFFTVPSAKEARKSVMWATGWIGYFYLLTFIIGFGAITFVLTNPEFLDGSGGLIGGSNMAAVHLAHAVGGNIFLGFISAVAFATILAVVAGLTLSGASAVSHDLYATVIKDGNPPPGSELRVSRITTIGLGIVAVVLGIAFKNQNIAFMVSLAFAVAASANFPVLFMSVLWKDCTTRGAVVGGFLGLISSVVLTVLSPSVWEATLGNPAGSAPFPYTSPALFSMTLAFLGIWLVSKMDNGQRARIDRAGFPAQQVRSETGIGASQASSH; from the coding sequence ATGCCGGGTGCAGCCATGGCGGCCGATGTCATCCAGGGGGCCGAGAAACAACCGACGAACTGGACCGCCATTGTCATGTTCGGTGTTTTCGTCCTTGGCACGCTTTACATCACCAAATGGGCCGCCTCCAAGACGAAGTCGGCTGCGGATTTCTATACCGCAGGCGGCGGCATCACCGGTTTTCAGAACGGTCTTGCCATCGCCGGAGATTATATGTCGGCTGCCTCTTTCCTGGGGATTTCGGCGGCGGTCATGATCTCGGGCTATGACGGGCTGATCTATTCGATCGGCTTTCTTGTCGGCTGGCCGATCCTGACCTTCCTGATGGCCGAGCGGCTGCGCAACCTCGGCCGGTTTACCTTTGCCGATGTGGCGGCTTTCCGTTTCGCCCAGACTCCGGTCCGCATCTTTGCGGCTTCGGGAACGCTGGTCGTTGTGGCCTTCTACCTGATCGCGCAGATGGTGGGCGCCGGCTCGCTGATCCAGCTTCTGTTCGGGCTGGATTACTGGATCGCCGTGGTGATCGTCGGCGCGCTGATGATGGTCTATGTCCTGTTCGGCGGCATGACCGCCACCACCTGGGTGCAGATCATCAAGGCCTGCCTGCTGCTGGGCGGCGCCACCTTCATGTCCTTCATGGTGATGTGGCACTATGGCTTCAGCCCCGAGAGGATGTTTGCCGATGCCACGCGCGTGAAGGCCGAGATTGCCACTGCCGGTGGCGCCACCGCCGAAGAAGCGGCCGTGGCTGGTCAGTTGATCATGGGACCGGGCACTTTCATCAAGGACCCGATCTCGGCAATCAGCTTCGGTATGGCGCTGATGTTCGGCACCGCCGGCCTGCCGCATATCCTCATGCGCTTTTTCACCGTGCCTAGCGCCAAGGAAGCGCGCAAATCGGTGATGTGGGCGACTGGCTGGATCGGCTACTTCTACCTTCTGACCTTCATCATCGGCTTTGGTGCCATCACCTTCGTGCTGACCAATCCCGAGTTTCTCGACGGGTCGGGTGGTCTGATCGGCGGCAGCAACATGGCGGCTGTGCATCTGGCCCATGCGGTCGGCGGCAATATCTTCCTGGGCTTCATCTCGGCCGTGGCCTTTGCCACCATCCTTGCGGTGGTTGCCGGGCTGACACTCTCGGGTGCCTCGGCGGTCAGCCATGACCTGTATGCGACCGTCATCAAGGACGGCAACCCGCCTCCCGGCAGTGAACTGCGCGTCTCGCGGATCACCACCATCGGGCTGGGCATTGTCGCGGTCGTGCTGGGCATTGCGTTCAAAAACCAGAACATCGCCTTCATGGTGTCGCTGGCTTTCGCGGTGGCTGCCTCGGCGAACTTCCCGGTGCTGTTCATGTCGGTGCTGTGGAAGGACTGCACAACGCGCGGCGCAGTGGTCGGTGGCTTCCTGGGACTGATTTCCTCGGTCGTGCTGACGGTGCTGTCGCCCTCGGTCTGGGAAGCGACGCTGGGCAATCCTGCCGGATCGGCGCCCTTCCCCTATACCTCGCCGGCGCTGTTCTCGATGACGTTGGCCTTCCTGGGCATCTGGCTCGTGTCCAAGATGGACAATGGCCAGCGGGCGCGTATCGACCGGGCTGGTTTCCCGGCTCAACAGGTCCGGTCGGAAACCGGGATCGGCGCTTCGCAAGCTTCGTCGCACTGA
- a CDS encoding response regulator transcription factor, which yields MAHILIVEDEDNIAAALEFLLARAGHSYKRLTGGDGALDEVRANRPDLVLLDIMLPDISGYEIVQAMRADPTMRDVRVLLMTARGSVVERRKGLALGADGFIAKPFELSELRAEMARLLGGVN from the coding sequence ATGGCCCATATCCTGATCGTCGAGGACGAGGACAATATCGCCGCCGCGTTGGAGTTCCTGCTGGCAAGGGCCGGCCACAGCTACAAGCGGCTCACTGGTGGCGATGGCGCACTGGACGAGGTTCGCGCCAACCGGCCGGATCTGGTGCTTCTGGACATCATGCTGCCCGATATTTCGGGCTATGAGATTGTCCAGGCGATGCGTGCCGACCCAACTATGCGCGATGTGCGCGTGTTGCTGATGACCGCCCGCGGTTCGGTGGTCGAACGCCGCAAGGGATTGGCGCTCGGCGCCGACGGCTTCATCGCCAAACCGTTCGAACTGTCGGAATTGCGTGCCGAGATGGCGCGGCTGTTGGGTGGGGTCAACTGA
- a CDS encoding bifunctional enoyl-CoA hydratase/phosphate acetyltransferase, producing MTDAYQAMIDRCAGLPPLRTAVVHPVRHTVFEAVNDARMSGLIEPVLIGPAGRIAAALAEAGLAAEDFEIVDAEHSHAAAARAAAMAGIGQVGAIMKGSLHSDELLGAVIDPAAGLRTERRISHAFLMLTNDYPRPFIITDAAVNIAPDLSVKADILCNAIALWRALWGPARPNVAILAAVETVNPRMQATLDAAALCKMADRGQIADAVLDGPLAFDNAVSLAAAQEKGIVSAVGGQAEILLVPDIESGNMLAKQLIFMGGADAAGIVLGARVPIMLTSRADSVRARMLSTALAVLMAEARRLGQIK from the coding sequence ATGACTGACGCCTATCAAGCCATGATCGACCGCTGTGCCGGGCTGCCGCCTTTGCGCACCGCCGTGGTCCATCCGGTGCGCCACACCGTTTTCGAGGCCGTGAACGATGCGCGCATGTCGGGTTTGATCGAGCCGGTGCTGATCGGACCGGCCGGCCGCATCGCGGCGGCGCTGGCCGAGGCGGGGCTGGCCGCCGAGGATTTCGAGATCGTCGATGCCGAACACAGCCATGCCGCTGCCGCCCGCGCCGCCGCCATGGCGGGTATCGGGCAGGTCGGTGCGATCATGAAGGGCTCGCTGCATTCCGACGAATTGCTGGGTGCGGTGATCGACCCTGCCGCCGGGCTGCGCACCGAGCGGCGCATCAGCCATGCCTTCCTGATGCTGACCAATGATTATCCCCGGCCTTTCATCATCACAGATGCGGCGGTGAACATCGCCCCCGACCTTTCGGTCAAGGCGGATATCCTGTGCAACGCCATCGCGCTTTGGCGTGCGCTCTGGGGTCCGGCGCGGCCTAATGTCGCCATCCTGGCCGCGGTTGAGACAGTCAACCCCAGGATGCAAGCGACGCTGGATGCCGCCGCCCTGTGCAAGATGGCAGATCGCGGCCAGATCGCCGATGCGGTGCTGGACGGTCCGCTGGCCTTCGACAACGCGGTCAGCCTTGCCGCCGCCCAGGAAAAAGGCATCGTCTCGGCGGTGGGCGGTCAGGCCGAGATCCTGCTGGTCCCGGATATCGAATCGGGCAATATGCTGGCCAAGCAGCTTATTTTCATGGGCGGCGCGGATGCGGCGGGGATCGTGTTGGGCGCACGAGTGCCGATCATGCTGACCAGCCGGGCCGATTCCGTGCGCGCCCGGATGCTTTCCACCGCGCTGGCCGTGCTGATGGCCGAGGCGCGGCGACTGGGGCAGATCAAATGA
- a CDS encoding acetate/propionate family kinase, which translates to MIPAILTLNAGSSSLKFRVFARKGLALLARGAVSRIGADAELAARLSGAPESRSPLAAGGDHSAAMQAVLDFIDANDDGWRIEAVAHRIVHGGTRYTRSTPVTPQVLADLRELIPLAPLHQPHGLAAITAARRLVGDDVPNLACFDTAFHAGRDALFTHFALPEPMFEQGIRRYGFHGLSYQWLAQVLARDHPDLHQGRVVAAHLGNGASLCAMRGGRSIDTTMGMTAVDGIPMGTRSGAVDPGAILLMQRSFGMTPEEIEDLIYNRSGLMGMSGKSNDVAALLADDSRQSRFALDFFALKCAQAAATMAVSLGGIDAMIFTGGIGENAAPVRNAILRHMAMLGDFATLVIPANEERMMAMEAAALLAPQD; encoded by the coding sequence ATGATCCCGGCGATCCTGACCCTGAATGCAGGTTCCTCCAGTCTCAAGTTCCGCGTCTTTGCGCGCAAGGGGTTGGCACTGCTGGCGCGCGGCGCGGTCAGCCGCATCGGCGCGGATGCCGAACTGGCGGCGAGGCTGAGCGGCGCGCCCGAATCCCGCAGCCCCCTTGCCGCAGGCGGCGATCACAGCGCGGCGATGCAGGCGGTGCTGGATTTCATCGATGCAAATGACGACGGCTGGCGGATCGAGGCGGTGGCGCATCGCATCGTGCATGGCGGCACACGCTATACCCGCTCGACCCCGGTGACGCCGCAGGTGCTGGCGGATTTGCGGGAATTGATCCCGCTTGCGCCCCTGCATCAGCCGCATGGGCTGGCAGCGATTACTGCCGCGCGCCGGCTGGTGGGGGACGACGTGCCGAACCTCGCTTGTTTCGACACCGCCTTTCATGCCGGGCGCGATGCGCTGTTTACCCATTTTGCCCTGCCCGAGCCGATGTTCGAACAGGGCATCCGCCGCTATGGCTTTCACGGTTTGTCCTATCAGTGGTTGGCGCAGGTGTTGGCGCGCGACCATCCCGATCTGCATCAGGGCCGGGTTGTTGCCGCGCATCTGGGCAATGGTGCCAGCCTGTGTGCCATGCGCGGGGGGCGCAGTATCGATACCACCATGGGCATGACCGCGGTGGACGGCATTCCCATGGGCACGCGCTCGGGTGCTGTTGATCCCGGCGCCATTCTGCTGATGCAGCGCAGTTTCGGTATGACCCCCGAGGAGATCGAGGATCTGATCTATAACCGCTCGGGCCTTATGGGCATGTCGGGCAAGTCGAACGATGTCGCGGCGCTTTTGGCCGATGACTCCCGCCAATCGCGTTTCGCGCTGGATTTCTTTGCGTTGAAATGCGCGCAGGCGGCGGCGACCATGGCGGTCTCATTGGGGGGGATCGACGCGATGATCTTTACCGGCGGCATCGGCGAAAATGCGGCCCCGGTGCGCAATGCGATCTTGCGCCACATGGCTATGCTGGGTGATTTCGCCACTTTGGTCATCCCGGCGAATGAAGAGCGGATGATGGCGATGGAGGCGGCGGCGCTGCTTGCGCCCCAGGATTGA